The Flavobacterium praedii genome window below encodes:
- a CDS encoding MraY family glycosyltransferase has translation MNYITLLFLFIGVELLYFKIADFYNIIDKPNSRSSHTSITLRGGGVIFPIAILTACILGYVSWTLTVAVLLVAIVSFIDDIKPLSQLPRFASHAIAIGLVFYDLNLFTQALWLLPIVFILLIGWVNAFNFMDGINGITVMYAFVVIVSFSFLEINKESLPLLWTMGLSCCAFGIFNVRKKAKTFAGDVGSISMALFLGFFMIKTILVSGQVGYLLFLSVYGIDAVITIFTRIKKKENILEPHRSHLYQYLANELGYSHILVSFMYAFIQLLINVLLIFLDSKGSLSLPIVICLLLFQITIYVWIRSRVVQKINLT, from the coding sequence ATGAATTACATTACCTTACTTTTTTTATTTATTGGTGTTGAATTGCTTTATTTCAAGATTGCCGATTTTTATAATATTATTGACAAACCCAATAGCCGTTCTTCGCATACATCAATAACATTGCGCGGGGGAGGAGTTATTTTTCCTATAGCGATTTTAACAGCTTGCATCCTGGGATATGTTTCTTGGACATTAACAGTTGCGGTACTTTTGGTGGCAATTGTTAGCTTTATTGACGATATAAAACCTTTATCTCAATTGCCCAGATTTGCTTCTCATGCTATAGCTATTGGCTTGGTTTTTTATGATTTGAATTTGTTTACTCAAGCACTTTGGCTTTTGCCTATTGTTTTTATCTTATTAATCGGATGGGTGAATGCGTTTAATTTTATGGATGGCATCAACGGGATAACTGTAATGTATGCCTTTGTAGTTATTGTTAGTTTTTCTTTTTTAGAAATAAATAAAGAGAGTCTTCCGTTATTATGGACTATGGGATTGTCTTGTTGTGCTTTTGGAATTTTTAATGTTCGGAAAAAAGCCAAAACATTTGCCGGTGATGTTGGAAGTATTAGTATGGCTTTGTTCTTGGGCTTTTTTATGATAAAAACGATTTTGGTTTCGGGTCAAGTTGGTTATCTCCTTTTTTTATCCGTGTATGGAATTGATGCCGTTATTACCATTTTTACACGAATAAAAAAGAAAGAAAATATTTTGGAACCCCACCGTTCTCATTTGTACCAATATTTGGCGAATGAATTAGGCTATTCCCATATTCTAGTTTCTTTTATGTATGCCTTTATCCAGCTACTGATTAATGTACTGTTGATTTTTTTAGATTCAAAAGGCAGTTTGTCTCTACCTATTGTGATTTGCTTATTGTTGTTTCAAATTACAATTTATGTATGGATTAGAAGCCGAGTGGTTCAGAAAATTAATTTGACATAG
- a CDS encoding sugar transferase, which yields MLKRVFDIGFSILMLFVFSWLLLTAWFLAVIDTQTNGIFTHDRIGQFGRKFKIYKLRTIQINSDGEGKGIKISKIGQLLRNYKLDELPQFFNVLKGEMSVVGPRPDIEGYYDLLEGENRKILDLKPGLTSLASLKYYNEDKLLDIQENPLRYNDEVLFPDKLKLNLAYYHHQSLYEDLKIIVATGRFVVVKIIS from the coding sequence ATGTTAAAGCGTGTTTTTGATATTGGATTTTCTATTCTAATGCTTTTTGTGTTTTCGTGGTTGCTTTTGACTGCTTGGTTCTTGGCTGTTATCGATACTCAAACAAATGGGATTTTTACACATGATCGTATTGGCCAATTTGGGAGAAAGTTTAAAATTTACAAATTGAGAACAATACAAATTAATTCAGATGGTGAAGGGAAAGGTATAAAAATTTCAAAAATTGGTCAACTACTTCGAAATTACAAATTAGATGAGTTGCCTCAGTTTTTTAATGTTTTGAAAGGAGAAATGAGTGTTGTAGGTCCAAGGCCTGATATTGAGGGCTATTACGATTTATTAGAAGGCGAGAATCGGAAAATTTTGGATTTAAAACCAGGATTAACCAGCTTGGCTTCTTTAAAATATTACAATGAAGACAAACTTTTGGATATTCAAGAAAATCCTTTGCGATATAATGACGAAGTATTATTTCCGGATAAATTAAAACTGAATTTGGCTTATTACCATCACCAGAGTTTGTATGAAGATTTAAAGATTATTGTCGCAACTGGAAGATTTGTAGTTGTAAAAATTATAAGTTAA
- a CDS encoding nucleoside-diphosphate sugar epimerase/dehydratase — protein MNENSLYSGFLSRANLRLSIRNLSYLPRWIIVMIDFSVLIITFFFTLLIFRGTGLKYINTTHDVFFITCFFGTNIFFFWLFRTYSGIIRHSSYIDAVKLLFSQMSVLVVFLVFNFAYELLNDERIFLTTALFINVVLSFCGLFLYRVVVKQTFEMYLSEKSATKLIRTIIYGTDANAISVANALKFETPTRFKIVGFVDRNNQNASKRMLDLPILVQKKKLPSLMRSVGAEAVIMADKSLGKEEQLVIVDQCLEFNYRVYTVPLITDWENQKEISQKVKNIQIEDLLERKPIVLDNKSISKQLKDKTVLISGAAGSIGSEIVRQVLTFNPKRVIILDQAETPLHHLSLELEKLHSKSKIHHVIADVRNKEAMNRVFKTFKPQVVYHAAAYKHVPLMEENPSQAILTNIEGTKNLADLSCEYEVIKFVMVSTDKAVNPSNVMGASKRIAEKYVQSLQIKNIKENKLNATKFITTRFGNVLGSNGSVVPLFTKQIANGGPVTITHPDIIRYFMTIPEACQLVLEAGAMGNGGEIYIFDMGKPVKILDLAKKMIKLAGFIPDRDIKIDIVGLRPGEKLYEELLNDTAKTIPTYHEKIMIAEEIQDEFENLHVDINELIGIANYFDNDDIVAKMKVIVPEFKSMNSTFEILDK, from the coding sequence ATGAATGAAAATTCCCTTTATTCTGGATTTTTGTCAAGAGCCAATTTGAGATTAAGCATTCGTAATTTGAGTTACCTGCCAAGGTGGATTATCGTTATGATTGATTTTTCGGTATTGATAATTACCTTTTTCTTTACCCTCCTTATTTTTAGAGGAACAGGATTAAAATACATTAATACAACTCATGATGTCTTTTTTATTACTTGCTTTTTTGGAACCAATATTTTCTTTTTTTGGTTGTTTAGAACCTATTCGGGTATAATACGACATTCTTCCTATATAGATGCAGTGAAACTTTTGTTTTCGCAAATGTCGGTATTGGTTGTTTTTTTGGTGTTTAACTTTGCTTATGAGTTGCTAAATGATGAACGAATATTCTTGACTACAGCGCTTTTTATCAATGTGGTGTTGTCGTTTTGTGGTTTGTTTTTGTATCGTGTCGTGGTCAAGCAAACTTTCGAAATGTATTTGTCTGAGAAAAGCGCTACCAAATTAATACGAACTATAATTTACGGAACAGACGCCAACGCGATTTCGGTTGCGAATGCTTTGAAATTTGAAACGCCAACTCGTTTTAAGATTGTGGGTTTTGTGGATCGAAACAACCAAAATGCTTCAAAGCGTATGTTGGATTTACCCATTTTGGTTCAAAAGAAAAAACTACCTTCATTAATGCGTTCAGTAGGAGCTGAAGCAGTTATTATGGCCGATAAAAGTTTAGGGAAAGAAGAGCAATTGGTGATAGTAGATCAATGTTTGGAATTTAATTATAGAGTTTATACAGTGCCTTTGATTACGGACTGGGAAAATCAGAAAGAAATTTCACAAAAGGTAAAAAATATACAGATTGAAGATTTATTAGAGCGAAAACCAATTGTTTTAGACAATAAATCCATTTCGAAGCAACTCAAAGATAAAACGGTTTTAATTTCGGGAGCAGCAGGTTCTATTGGAAGTGAAATTGTAAGACAGGTTTTAACTTTTAATCCCAAAAGAGTAATTATATTAGATCAGGCTGAAACTCCTTTGCATCATTTGAGTCTTGAATTGGAAAAATTGCATTCGAAATCAAAGATTCATCATGTTATTGCCGATGTTCGAAATAAGGAGGCGATGAACAGGGTTTTTAAAACCTTTAAACCACAAGTTGTTTATCATGCTGCCGCTTATAAACACGTGCCATTGATGGAAGAAAATCCTTCACAAGCGATTTTGACCAATATAGAAGGAACCAAAAATCTAGCTGATTTATCCTGTGAATATGAAGTGATTAAGTTCGTTATGGTTTCTACTGATAAAGCGGTTAATCCGAGTAATGTTATGGGAGCCAGCAAACGAATTGCTGAAAAATACGTGCAATCTTTGCAGATTAAAAATATAAAAGAGAACAAACTCAATGCTACAAAATTCATTACCACTCGTTTTGGAAATGTTTTGGGATCAAATGGCTCCGTAGTTCCTTTGTTTACGAAACAAATTGCAAATGGAGGTCCAGTAACGATTACTCATCCTGATATTATTCGTTATTTTATGACCATCCCAGAAGCTTGTCAACTGGTATTGGAAGCTGGTGCCATGGGGAATGGAGGAGAGATTTATATTTTTGATATGGGGAAACCAGTTAAAATTTTGGATTTGGCCAAAAAAATGATCAAACTGGCCGGATTTATTCCTGATAGAGATATAAAAATTGATATTGTGGGATTGCGACCCGGAGAAAAATTATATGAAGAGTTGTTAAACGATACGGCAAAAACAATTCCTACTTATCATGAAAAAATAATGATTGCTGAAGAAATTCAAGATGAGTTTGAGAATTTGCATGTTGACATAAATGAACTGATAGGAATTGCTAATTACTTTGACAATGATGATATTGTTGCTAAAATGAAAGTTATCGTTCCAGAGTTTAAAAGCATGAATTCCACTTTTGAAATTTTAGATAAATAA